In a single window of the Pseudogemmatithrix spongiicola genome:
- a CDS encoding DUF2971 domain-containing protein yields MLLESLRNASEADVFVTLFSEVGDQLSQWRAYSPTGSGYAIGLAPRTLRQAHGNSDRLHLLRCLYQPSEHIAALERLIGLAEDYIDEHKVAQSDDPDRVYREAFKLFAIWLPMVAAVIKHSSFSEEREWRLIAPATFFDEQSVRVRPGMSTLVPFKRFVLGENDVAIAVDEIVVGPTPHPSLAVEAVAALCESTALRNTRVYSSRIPFRAW; encoded by the coding sequence ATGCTTCTGGAAAGTCTCCGAAATGCATCCGAAGCAGATGTATTCGTGACTTTATTTTCCGAGGTCGGAGATCAACTCAGTCAGTGGAGAGCGTACAGTCCGACTGGCTCGGGATACGCAATCGGACTTGCTCCGCGTACACTCCGTCAAGCACACGGTAACTCTGATCGACTTCATCTTCTTCGTTGCCTGTATCAGCCTTCGGAGCACATTGCTGCGCTAGAGCGGCTCATTGGGCTCGCTGAGGACTACATAGACGAACACAAGGTCGCGCAGAGCGACGATCCAGATCGCGTGTATCGAGAGGCATTCAAGCTTTTCGCGATTTGGCTGCCAATGGTTGCAGCAGTCATCAAGCACTCTTCATTCTCAGAGGAGCGCGAGTGGCGCCTAATCGCGCCCGCTACATTTTTTGACGAGCAGTCCGTTCGCGTTCGCCCTGGGATGTCGACCCTAGTTCCGTTCAAGCGTTTTGTTCTTGGCGAGAACGATGTGGCTATCGCAGTTGACGAAATCGTTGTCGGTCCAACACCGCACCCAAGCTTAGCCGTCGAAGCAGTGGCGGCTCTTTGCGAATCGACTGCTCTGCGCAACACTCGTGTCTACTCGTCCAGAATACCATTTCGGGCATGGTAA
- a CDS encoding ATP-binding protein, whose translation MAKDASLKVTSDVRRDLLASAAAFKTEAAVVWEYVVNGLQYVDRGISPRIQVTVRPRAKEIEISDNGRGMDADDLSHFFRMHGENLERKAGRPGRGKFGTGKSAAFGIAARLRVESRRDGLLNAVELTRQMISQSSGDAIPLNWVTRNAATTLANGTTITISDVALARIAVPTIIEYVERHLQAFRNVNPQVAINDHLCEYREPAIAETFEFTPSAEQSKTVGSIKLVVKVAQAPLPEAEQGVAITAGPGNLVAVERAGIERKEFGNYLFGTVDAPLLESHSSLIEPYDSSRSLSLNTAHPVAAVLISFIGAKLDEVRARLVQREREARKSVQSLRLAKEADRIAEILNADFEHVRQRLDDIRSAASKSGSARSAFGNGQAAGSETDEWVEGIAVPGDVEESTARKPGNGTRGRKAPTVAASGTPNPDGSSALDPSGGNGGSRSRPRGGFKVAYRNLGPDEMRSVYDPNALAILINLDNPVLAAALGEGGVEEQTFRRLSYEVAFSEYSLALGYEMAKKDPDMPADDLLYEVRHSLNRISNAAAALYR comes from the coding sequence GTTCAAGACAGAGGCCGCGGTGGTCTGGGAGTACGTGGTCAACGGCCTACAATATGTGGATCGTGGGATTTCACCGCGCATTCAGGTGACCGTAAGGCCGCGAGCCAAAGAGATCGAGATCAGCGATAACGGGCGTGGAATGGACGCTGATGATCTCTCACACTTCTTTCGAATGCACGGTGAGAACCTCGAACGCAAAGCAGGTCGTCCCGGTCGAGGAAAGTTCGGCACAGGTAAGTCCGCCGCCTTTGGCATAGCGGCCCGCCTTCGTGTAGAGTCTCGGCGTGATGGTCTGTTGAACGCCGTCGAGCTCACACGTCAGATGATCTCTCAATCATCTGGTGACGCGATTCCGCTGAATTGGGTTACGCGCAACGCGGCGACTACTCTTGCGAACGGCACCACAATCACCATCAGCGACGTTGCCCTTGCTCGTATCGCGGTTCCGACGATCATTGAGTATGTCGAGCGACACCTCCAAGCGTTTCGGAATGTCAATCCGCAAGTGGCAATCAATGACCACCTCTGCGAGTACCGTGAGCCGGCCATTGCAGAAACGTTCGAGTTCACCCCGAGTGCAGAACAGTCCAAGACCGTGGGATCGATAAAGCTGGTTGTGAAGGTGGCTCAGGCTCCCTTGCCAGAAGCTGAGCAGGGGGTCGCGATAACCGCGGGACCGGGCAACCTAGTAGCCGTCGAGCGAGCTGGAATCGAACGAAAGGAGTTCGGCAACTACTTGTTCGGAACTGTTGATGCGCCGTTGCTCGAAAGTCACTCGTCACTGATTGAGCCTTACGACTCCTCACGATCCCTGAGCCTCAACACTGCTCACCCCGTGGCGGCGGTGCTTATTTCGTTTATTGGCGCCAAGCTCGACGAGGTCAGGGCGCGGCTGGTTCAGCGGGAGCGAGAGGCGAGAAAGTCCGTGCAGTCACTTCGCCTCGCCAAGGAAGCTGATAGGATAGCCGAGATCCTGAACGCGGACTTCGAACACGTGCGGCAGCGACTAGACGATATCCGATCGGCAGCCTCCAAGAGCGGAAGCGCACGATCTGCGTTCGGAAATGGTCAGGCAGCCGGCTCGGAAACTGATGAGTGGGTCGAGGGAATAGCCGTGCCAGGTGATGTTGAAGAGAGCACGGCACGGAAACCTGGGAACGGCACGCGTGGCAGGAAGGCACCGACGGTTGCGGCTTCAGGCACGCCGAATCCAGACGGCAGTTCTGCGCTGGATCCGAGTGGCGGCAATGGTGGGTCACGCTCTCGGCCCCGCGGAGGCTTCAAGGTCGCTTACCGAAATCTTGGGCCGGATGAAATGCGGTCCGTGTACGACCCGAACGCGCTCGCTATTCTGATCAACTTGGACAATCCAGTGCTCGCGGCTGCACTGGGAGAAGGGGGCGTCGAAGAGCAGACCTTCAGGCGGCTGTCGTATGAGGTCGCATTTTCTGAGTACTCGCTCGCGTTGGGCTACGAGATGGCAAAAAAGGATCCGGATATGCCGGCCGACGACTTGCTCTATGAAGTTCGTCATTCCCTCAACCGAATCTCAAACGCAGCCGCAGCGCTGTACCGCTAA